The Apium graveolens cultivar Ventura chromosome 6, ASM990537v1, whole genome shotgun sequence genome contains a region encoding:
- the LOC141667819 gene encoding (+)-borneol dehydrogenase 2 isoform X1, which yields MESNTSSLSSLSAQRLAGKVALVTGGASGIGESIVRLFVRHGAKVCIVDIQDDMGQLLCETLGADTCFYHCDVTVENDVCSAVDFTVEKFGVLDVMVNNAGIAEPPCPDIRNTDMSVFEKVFSVNVKGTFLGMKHAARIMIPVKKGSIISLSSVSSTMGGLGPHAYTGTKHAILGLTKNVAAELGAHGIRVNCVSPYAVGTPMALAHLPEKERTEDAMVGFRAFVAKQANLQSVELTTNDVANSVLFLASDEARYISGANLMIDGGFACVNHSLGVFR from the exons ATGGAATCTAACAcctcttctctctcttctctttcAGCTCAAAG ATTAGCAGGAAAAGTTGCATTGGTTACTGGCGGTGCTTCTGGGATAGGAGAGAGCATTGTGCGACTATTTGTGAGGCATGGCGCAAAAGTCTGTATTGTCGATATTCAAGATGACATGGGCCAACTTCTCTGTGAAACTCTTGGTGCAGACACATGTTTTTACCATTGTGACGTGACGGTTGAGAATGATGTTTGTAGTGCAGTGGACTTTACTGTTGAGAAATTTGGGGTGCTCGATGTTATGGTTAACAATGCAGGTATAGCAGAACCGCCCTGTCCGGATATCCGCAATACAGACATGTCAGTGTTTGAAAAGGTGTTTTCTGTGAATGTGAAGGGTACTTTTCTAGGAATGAAACATGCAGCTCGCATAATGATCCCTGTGAAGAAGGGTTCAATAATTTCCCTGAGCAGTGTAAGCAGCACCATGGGGGGGTTGGGCCCGCATGCATACACCGGTACCAAGCATGCTATTTTGGGGCTAACAAAAAATGTAGCAGCTGAGCTGGGAGCACATGGAATACGAGTGAACTGTGTTTCACCTTATGCAGTCGGGACGCCTATGGCTCTTGCGCACTTACCTGAGAAGGAAAGGACAGAGGATGCTATGGTAGGTTTCCGTGCTTTTGTTGCGAAACAAGCTAACCTTCAAAGTGTGGAGTTGACCACGAATGACGTAGCAAATTCTGTACTGTTTCTAGCGAGTGATGAAGCAAGGTACATAAGTGGAGCGAATCTTATGATTGATGGAGGTTTTGCATGTGTAAATCACTCACTTGGGGTCTTCCGGTGA
- the LOC141667819 gene encoding (+)-borneol dehydrogenase 2 isoform X2 yields MVQSHYFLVPELAGKVALVTGGASGIGESIVRLFVRHGAKVCIVDIQDDMGQLLCETLGADTCFYHCDVTVENDVCSAVDFTVEKFGVLDVMVNNAGIAEPPCPDIRNTDMSVFEKVFSVNVKGTFLGMKHAARIMIPVKKGSIISLSSVSSTMGGLGPHAYTGTKHAILGLTKNVAAELGAHGIRVNCVSPYAVGTPMALAHLPEKERTEDAMVGFRAFVAKQANLQSVELTTNDVANSVLFLASDEARYISGANLMIDGGFACVNHSLGVFR; encoded by the exons ATGGTCCAATCTCATTATTTCCTTGTGCCTGA ATTAGCAGGAAAAGTTGCATTGGTTACTGGCGGTGCTTCTGGGATAGGAGAGAGCATTGTGCGACTATTTGTGAGGCATGGCGCAAAAGTCTGTATTGTCGATATTCAAGATGACATGGGCCAACTTCTCTGTGAAACTCTTGGTGCAGACACATGTTTTTACCATTGTGACGTGACGGTTGAGAATGATGTTTGTAGTGCAGTGGACTTTACTGTTGAGAAATTTGGGGTGCTCGATGTTATGGTTAACAATGCAGGTATAGCAGAACCGCCCTGTCCGGATATCCGCAATACAGACATGTCAGTGTTTGAAAAGGTGTTTTCTGTGAATGTGAAGGGTACTTTTCTAGGAATGAAACATGCAGCTCGCATAATGATCCCTGTGAAGAAGGGTTCAATAATTTCCCTGAGCAGTGTAAGCAGCACCATGGGGGGGTTGGGCCCGCATGCATACACCGGTACCAAGCATGCTATTTTGGGGCTAACAAAAAATGTAGCAGCTGAGCTGGGAGCACATGGAATACGAGTGAACTGTGTTTCACCTTATGCAGTCGGGACGCCTATGGCTCTTGCGCACTTACCTGAGAAGGAAAGGACAGAGGATGCTATGGTAGGTTTCCGTGCTTTTGTTGCGAAACAAGCTAACCTTCAAAGTGTGGAGTTGACCACGAATGACGTAGCAAATTCTGTACTGTTTCTAGCGAGTGATGAAGCAAGGTACATAAGTGGAGCGAATCTTATGATTGATGGAGGTTTTGCATGTGTAAATCACTCACTTGGGGTCTTCCGGTGA